In Dyadobacter subterraneus, a single genomic region encodes these proteins:
- a CDS encoding transketolase translates to MTVNEIINEPRQISGELRLKILGLYHQANAGHIGCSLSCIDLMIAILFLNKSEEDTFILSKGHAAAALYACLNVLGEISDEELSTFYQDGTTLPAHPAPRQYKGIPFATGSLGHGLPIATGIAHAAKVSDEESYAFALLSDGETNEGTTWEAAHYAIANQLDNLFMFVDKNGIQGFGFTDKVLGETASPEKWRAIGFETVEVDGHDIYAIHQIIQELKTHKNGLPKAIIANTVKGKGVSYMENKMEWHYLPMSEEQYRQASLEVTERYINELTNA, encoded by the coding sequence ATGACAGTAAATGAAATAATAAATGAACCAAGGCAAATCAGTGGTGAATTACGGCTGAAAATCCTTGGACTTTATCATCAGGCAAATGCCGGCCATATCGGCTGCTCATTAAGCTGCATCGACCTGATGATCGCCATTCTGTTTTTAAATAAATCTGAAGAAGATACTTTTATTTTATCGAAAGGACACGCAGCCGCAGCGCTTTACGCCTGTTTAAACGTCCTTGGAGAAATTTCTGACGAAGAACTTTCTACCTTTTATCAGGACGGAACAACGTTACCTGCCCATCCTGCTCCACGGCAATATAAAGGAATTCCTTTCGCGACAGGTTCGTTAGGACATGGCTTGCCGATTGCAACCGGAATTGCCCACGCAGCCAAAGTGAGCGATGAAGAAAGTTACGCTTTTGCATTGCTTTCCGATGGAGAAACAAATGAAGGCACTACCTGGGAAGCAGCGCATTATGCCATTGCCAATCAACTTGATAATCTTTTTATGTTTGTTGATAAAAACGGAATCCAGGGTTTCGGTTTTACCGATAAAGTTTTGGGCGAAACGGCTTCACCGGAAAAATGGCGTGCGATCGGATTTGAAACAGTTGAAGTTGACGGTCACGATATTTATGCAATTCATCAGATTATACAAGAATTAAAAACCCATAAAAACGGACTTCCAAAAGCTATTATCGCCAATACGGTAAAGGGAAAAGGAGTTTCTTACATGGAAAATAAAATGGAATGGCACTATTTGCCGATGAGTGAAGAACAATATCGACAGGCCAGTCTTGAAGTAACGGAACGCTATATTAATGAACTTACCAATGCTTGA